Proteins from a single region of Argiope bruennichi chromosome 6, qqArgBrue1.1, whole genome shotgun sequence:
- the LOC129972950 gene encoding bis(5'-nucleosyl)-tetraphosphatase PrpE [asymmetrical]-like has protein sequence MYLIVLIAGILLQFPLIVLNQSTEHCQPISSYDKYPPRIQHLFLNPNFLQNFTEVFVIGDVHGCYDELQMLLQKSNTTSDNVLKIFVGDILRKGPKSLEVISYVRNCSSCLCVRGNNEEKSLLKLYASQASNNNTLKRRDRWMEYMSPADLEYLEELPYTISIPSLNSIIVHAGLLPGLSLERQRPWTMMNLRDITSDEECPGGFRTNPKKRRGHPWASKWKGPQHVYFGHDTKRKLQLYPFATGIDTSCFRGNYLTGLFISGPRAGAFVTQNAFRVYQR, from the coding sequence ATGTACTTGATCGTGTTGATAGCTGGAATCTTGCTTCAATTCCCATTGATTGTCCTTAATCAAAGTACAGAACATTGCCAACCAATTTCTAGTTATGATAAATATCCGCCAAGGatacaacatttatttttgaacccTAATTTCCTGCAAAATTTCACTGAAGTATTCGTCATTGGTGATGTGCATGGATGCTACGATGAGCTTCAGATGCTACTGCAGAAATCTAATACCACATCTgataatgtgttaaaaatattcgTTGGGGATATACTAAGGAAAGGTCCTAAAAGTTTGGAGGTTATAAGCTATGTACGAAACTGTTCATCCTGTCTATGTGTAAGAGGCAACAACGAAGAAAAATCCCTCCTTAAACTTTATGCTTCACAGGCTTCAAATAATAACACTCTTAAACGGCGTGACAGATGGATGGAATACATGTCACCGGCTGATCTGGAGTACTTAGAGGAGTTGCCTTACACCATTTCAATTCCTTCCCTCAATTCAATCATAGTCCATGCAGGACTTCTTCCAGGATTATCTCTGGAAAGGCAAAGGCCTTGGACAATGATGAATCTGAGAGATATTACTTCAGATGAAGAATGTCCTGGTGGATTTCGCACCAATCCGAAGAAACGCAGGGGGCATCCATGGGCTTCCAAGTGGAAAGGTCCGCAGCATGTATACTTTGGACATGatactaaaagaaaattacaattgtatCCTTTCGCAACTGGTATTGATACCAGCTGCTTTCGTGGTAACTACCTCACAGGTCTTTTCATCAGTGGTCCCAGGGCTGGAGCTTTTGTTACTCAAAATGCTTTCCGCGTATATCAGcgataa